The genomic DNA tcatgTCTCAAATGTTTTAAAAGCTTCAGCTCTCTATACGTTCTCTTTGCTAAAACGGCTGTGGAAAATGGTTTcatgatctttttgatcGCCACGGACTGATTGGCCAACGTATCGGTGGCGGAGCACACCAGACCAAATGCCCCCATACCCACGGGATTCAGGTCCGTGTATCTGTTGGTAATTTCGAACACAGTACCAAACACCTGCTTCCTAATAAATTCTTCATGTGCAGCCATGATTGATTAACACAGAAAGCCAGAAAACACCGCAACACTGCTACTAATTATTACCTGAACGACTTTTGCGCCAACTAAAATCCTTTTCGGCGAGCTAGCGAACTTATATGCAATCAATGAGTTGCTCACAGGGTCGTAACGTGCGTAACAAGTCGGCTCAGACAGTATACCTTCCTTGCTCTGTCTCACCGGAATGAATGAttaattgtatttttctatcTAGACAAAATGGGACACGATCTCAGGCTCCCCCGGACAAGTCCACCTCTCCTTCTCCGGACACACCAGGGGAACAAGCCACCGGACAGCCACCGGACAGCCACCGGACACCGCACTTCAGCTACCCGGCCTCCCGGACACTGCGTCTGATCTGTCGCTCTGAACGGCCTGTCCGCGCCCGTTAAAAGTGtctgaaaaatatcttATCAAGACCCCGTCAGGCAAGCCGAAAACCCCCCCCAACCCTGAATCCTCAAGTCCACACCAATCTCCAAATtctcagaaaaaaagacaaaaagGGTAAAGATAGCTGCCGCCGCGACCGCCGTGTACCGGTCCCAGAACGCCACTGGTTGCTTCTTAATCTAAGAGATACCAGCTGTACTTGCTAGCAGTACCAGATCCACCGACTTACCACATCGGGAAAAAGAACCATATTATTCACGGTCAATCGGTCCATCGGTTCACGGCCCATCGGTGTTGCCCTGCTGCTTGGCAAACCGCGCCCGTCTCTTGCTCGCTTTTCCGGTCTTGTCAATCTACTAGCAGTTTGACATGATCCCGTGAGCAGcactttcttttccattaCTTGTTTATTTTTCGCGAGCCCGCAGCTATGCGGTGTGCGGATGTGACTTCTATTTTCGGGGTtcctgtttttttttttttgttttgttttctatTGCCCCTCACGTAGAAAACCGAAAAGCCTAAAAGAGACAGAAAGAGCCGAAAAGAGCCGAAAAGAACCACAAAGCGCGACGCGGAAGAGCCGAAAAATAACATGAGGTCGCGTCGTGCGGAGGGCTCTGtggaaaagttttttctcttgcTCATTTCCAGTGATTGGGGTTTCCTGTTTGGGACAGGTTTCAGCTCGAGGATGGACCAAAAGGGACGAAAGCGGCGACCAGGAGAAACACTCTGAAAAACACACCAGCGCTTTGCACAGTTTGCTGACGGTTGTGCATGGTGTGTGCACGTCAGTTTCTGTGCGAACATGGTATCaggaaagaaaagaagcgTTTCTCGTGAATTAGTTACTGGGTTCGTTATCCACTTTTGTGAACTGGAGCGGGCTGGCGCACCAGATTCACAACCAGcgagaagaaaaaaaaatgtatataaagtttgaagaattggcTCTGATACAAAATGGTATGTTCAGGATTACTCTTTCTCTGGTTTTTTCATATAAGATCAAGAGCTCAATTATCTTCTGTCATTCGCTTTTAATTAACCAATAACtcaattttaaaaatgcAATTCTCTACCGTCGCTTCTGTTGCTGCTATTGCCGCTGTTGCCTCTGCGCAAAACGTTACCACTGCTACTGCTACCTCTGACCAAACCACTTTGGTCACCATCACTTCTTGTGAAAGCAACGCATGTCACGAAACTGTTTCCCCAGCTTTGGTTTCCACTGCTACTGTCACCGTTAACAACGTTGTCACCCTTTACACCACCTGGTGTCCATTGACCACTGCTGCTAACACCACAGTTGCTCCAGTTCACCCAACCACCTACACAAGCCAAGGTAACGGTACCACCACTGCTTCCGTTTCCTCTACCTACACTGGTGCTGCTATGAAGGCTCTACCAGCTGCTGGTGCTTTGGTTGCCGGTGCCGCTGCTTTGTTACTATAAGCTTAAAGTCACTTTAGGTATTTTTATAGTATAGCAAGCAAAGgtcatttgaaatttttatttttattggGGTTTTaaagaaatgatttaaTCAATAGTTTTCCTACCAAGGTTGTGAATACGGCATTCTGCACACTCTTAAGCTACAAGAGGTGTACTTTGGTGTGTCCTGACAGTGGCGGGAATGAGGCtagatttattttttgagaattGTTTCATTTAGTAATAATAGAGAATAAAAAACtaatagaaaaaaatcaaaaactaTAATAAAAGTTTTTAAATTAGGCAATGCTTCTAATTTATTTGTAATTTTTATAATAATTTTGGGTGTTTGTAGTTCGTTAatggaatttttcataattaTACATATTTTGCCTCTTGCGGGAGACTTGTTCTGGACGCTTGGTCGTGTGGGAAGTTTCCGCTGTTTTGGCTCTGTTCCCATCATCACCAGACTTTGAGCGGGAGGAAGCGAACTATTCAGCGTTTCGGCGCGGCAAAGCCCTCACTTCCGTCCTCGGCTCTGGCAATGTCGAACTTGAActtgatttttgaatatttagTAATATTTACCGCTATTTTGAACTTATAGACACTTACAAGTGGGCCAAAACACTTTCGACTGAAGAAACAGTAACGTCAGTAGCTGGGTTTTCTTCCTTACCAGCATATGTGACCTTACCATCCTTGACAACAGCAGCCCATCTACCACTCCAGTAGACATCATCGCCGATAGGTAGGTCCAGACCAAGCGATTTCACGAAATGTCCACCAGCGTCGCTGGCAAATTTGATGTGGGTGGTGTCCTTGACGCCCAAGCTTCTTGCCCATGCCTGGTTGGCAAATGGATTGTCGACAGTAATGACAACCACTTGGTCAACCTTCTTGTCGGAGACCAATTCGTTCAAGTACGAGATGTAGGCTGGGATGTGGTTCACTGAACATGTTGGTGAAAAAGCAGCTGGTGCACCGGTCAAGATGACAGTCTTGTTTTCAGCAATAAACTTGGACCATTCAACGGTTTGTGGAAGTTTGCAGGCCTCAGAGTTCTCTTGGTCGATTGGAATGTATTGGAACTTGTAGCTACCAGTTGGTAATTCTTTGTTGACTAGGTTGGACATAATTTCGGATATTGTGTTGTGCTATTAGTTCAGCGCAGAATCCCAACTCATCAATATCCTATAGCCTAACCACAGAGCAGGCATCCATCTCTTATATACAATTAACAAGTGGCCCCCCCTATTTGTTATTCTGATCGGCATTTGCGCAATGAGCTAAATTTTGTTGGGAGCCGAGCAGGGATACTCAACTGGTTGCTATTCTTCTACGTTCCTCATCGTTCTGCATCCTTCTTTCACTCAACGCCCTTTATCGACCTTCTTGTTTAGGAAAGCTCGTTATGCACTATTGTGCAAAGGACTGTGGTAACTGTGTACTGCAAATAGAGGTTGCCGAATAAGCTTTTGGCTCCCATAGGTCAAAATGACGTCAAGTGCATGTTAGCTAGGCCGGCAGAAACGCAATCACAAGGGCTCGAACTCAGGTGCAGTTGCTCAACGTGCCAtgttatcattttt from Zygotorulaspora mrakii chromosome 7, complete sequence includes the following:
- the AHP1 gene encoding thioredoxin peroxidase AHP1 (similar to Saccharomyces cerevisiae AHP1 (YLR109W); ancestral locus Anc_8.300), which produces MSNLVNKELPTGSYKFQYIPIDQENSEACKLPQTVEWSKFIAENKTVILTGAPAAFSPTCSVNHIPAYISYLNELVSDKKVDQVVVITVDNPFANQAWARSLGVKDTTHIKFASDAGGHFVKSLGLDLPIGDDVYWSGRWAAVVKDGKVTYAGKEENPATDVTVSSVESVLAHL
- the CCW12 gene encoding Ccw12p (similar to Saccharomyces cerevisiae YDR134C and CCW12 (YLR110C); ancestral locus Anc_8.301), whose product is MQFSTVASVAAIAAVASAQNVTTATATSDQTTLVTITSCESNACHETVSPALVSTATVTVNNVVTLYTTWCPLTTAANTTVAPVHPTTYTSQGNGTTTASVSSTYTGAAMKALPAAGALVAGAAALLL